From one Tsukamurella tyrosinosolvens genomic stretch:
- the hisS gene encoding histidine--tRNA ligase — translation MSAGSFQAPKGIPDYIPVPSGEKNSSADFLAVRTALLRATAEAGYGYIELPIFEDTTLFARGVGESTDVVAKEMYTFADRGDRSVTLRPEGTAGVVRAVLQHGLDRGQLPVKAAYAGPFFRYERPQEGRYRQLQQVGMEAIGVDDPALDAEVIAVADRAYRSVGLDGFRLEVSSLGDATCRPQYRAKLQEFLFALDLDEETRRRAEINPLRVLDDKRPEVKAMTADAPLMIDNLTPEPKEHFEKVLGYLDAMGVPYVVNPRLVRGLDYYTKTCFEFVHDGLGAQSGIGGGGRYDGLVEQLGGREGVTGVGFGLGVDRTLLALAAEGKRAPAAPRVVAFGVPLGDAARDAMVPLLGRLRSAGVASDMAYGNRAMKGAMKAADRSGARFALILGDAELEQGVVMVKDLAKGEQRALPIDTVVDVIVTESSESAG, via the coding sequence GTGAGCGCCGGTAGCTTCCAGGCTCCCAAGGGCATTCCCGACTACATCCCGGTGCCGTCGGGGGAGAAGAACAGCTCCGCCGACTTCCTCGCCGTGCGCACCGCGCTGCTGCGGGCGACCGCCGAGGCGGGGTACGGCTACATCGAGCTGCCGATCTTCGAGGACACCACGCTCTTCGCGCGCGGCGTCGGCGAATCTACGGATGTGGTCGCGAAGGAGATGTACACCTTCGCCGACCGCGGCGACCGCTCGGTGACGCTGCGCCCCGAGGGCACCGCCGGCGTGGTCCGCGCGGTGCTCCAGCACGGCCTCGACCGCGGCCAGCTGCCCGTGAAGGCCGCGTACGCGGGGCCCTTCTTCCGGTACGAGCGTCCCCAGGAGGGCCGCTACCGGCAGCTGCAGCAGGTCGGCATGGAGGCCATCGGTGTGGACGACCCGGCGCTGGACGCCGAGGTGATCGCGGTGGCGGACCGCGCCTACCGCAGCGTCGGCCTCGACGGCTTCCGGCTGGAGGTCTCGAGCCTCGGCGACGCGACGTGCCGCCCGCAGTACCGCGCGAAGCTGCAGGAGTTCCTGTTCGCGCTGGACCTCGACGAGGAGACCCGCCGGCGCGCCGAGATCAACCCGCTGCGCGTGCTCGACGACAAGCGGCCGGAGGTCAAGGCGATGACGGCCGACGCGCCGCTCATGATCGACAACCTCACGCCGGAGCCGAAGGAGCACTTCGAGAAGGTGCTGGGCTACCTCGACGCGATGGGCGTGCCGTACGTCGTGAATCCGCGCCTGGTGCGCGGCCTCGACTACTACACGAAGACCTGCTTCGAGTTCGTCCACGACGGCCTCGGCGCGCAGTCGGGCATCGGCGGCGGCGGGCGGTACGACGGCCTCGTCGAGCAGCTCGGCGGCCGCGAGGGCGTCACCGGCGTCGGCTTCGGGCTCGGCGTCGACCGCACGCTCCTCGCCCTCGCCGCGGAGGGCAAGCGCGCCCCGGCGGCGCCGCGCGTCGTGGCCTTCGGCGTGCCGCTCGGCGACGCCGCGCGCGATGCGATGGTGCCGTTGCTCGGCCGCCTGCGGTCGGCGGGCGTCGCGTCCGACATGGCCTACGGCAACCGCGCCATGAAGGGCGCGATGAAGGCCGCGGACCGCTCGGGCGCCCGATTCGCCCTGATCCTGGGGGATGCGGAGCTGGAGCAGGGCGTCGTCATGGTCAAGGATCTGGCGAAGGGCGAGCAGCGGGCCCTCCCGATCGATACCGTCGTGGACGTGATCGTGACCGAGAGCTCCGAGAGCGCAGGGTAG
- a CDS encoding ArsR/SmtB family transcription factor: protein MSVFAAIADPVRRRIVVLLSGAPMTAGQIAAEFDISRPAVSRHLRVLRDAGVVEGGPSGDDGRERSYALRLAALDEVDDWLARVRGPARLGGLLASPALDTEVRRARRDNARAAGAAGVSTEIDRPHERGTA from the coding sequence GTGAGCGTCTTCGCGGCCATCGCCGACCCGGTCCGCCGCCGGATCGTGGTCCTGCTCAGCGGTGCTCCCATGACCGCCGGGCAGATCGCCGCCGAGTTCGACATCAGCCGGCCGGCCGTCAGTCGCCATCTGCGCGTGCTCCGCGACGCCGGCGTCGTCGAGGGCGGGCCGTCGGGCGACGACGGCCGGGAGCGCTCGTACGCGCTGCGGCTCGCCGCCCTCGATGAGGTCGACGACTGGCTGGCCCGGGTCCGCGGACCCGCCCGGCTCGGCGGCCTACTCGCTTCGCCCGCGCTCGACACCGAGGTGCGCCGAGCGCGGCGCGACAACGCTCGCGCGGCGGGTGCCGCGGGGGTATCGACCGAGATCGACCGACCGCACGAACGGGGAACGGCATGA
- a CDS encoding SRPBCC family protein → MTKQATGRVESTGDGRDLILERYFDAGVDDVWASITEPERTARWFGGWTGEPGVGSVVQVTMGFEEGSPVMPMTITACEPPRRLGVHAKDEYGEWNLEALVERDGDRTRLTFVHHLDAAANAAEVGPGWEYYLDALVAAENGSAAPDFADYFPAMSTHYGGR, encoded by the coding sequence ATGACCAAGCAGGCGACGGGGCGCGTGGAATCCACCGGCGACGGGCGCGACCTGATACTCGAGCGCTACTTCGACGCCGGCGTCGACGACGTCTGGGCGTCGATCACCGAGCCCGAGCGCACCGCGCGGTGGTTCGGCGGCTGGACCGGCGAACCCGGCGTCGGATCGGTCGTGCAGGTGACGATGGGCTTCGAGGAGGGCTCGCCGGTGATGCCCATGACCATCACGGCGTGCGAGCCCCCGCGGCGGCTCGGCGTGCACGCGAAGGACGAGTACGGCGAGTGGAACCTCGAAGCGCTCGTCGAGCGCGACGGTGACCGCACGCGGCTGACCTTCGTTCACCACCTCGATGCCGCGGCGAACGCCGCGGAGGTGGGGCCGGGCTGGGAGTACTACCTCGACGCGCTCGTCGCCGCCGAGAATGGTAGCGCGGCACCGGATTTCGCGGACTACTTCCCGGCGATGTCCACGCACTACGGCGGCCGGTAG
- a CDS encoding MBL fold metallo-hydrolase, with protein MLITGFPAGVFQTNCYVVAAGPDSDAVVIDPGQDAVEPLKQLLAEHRLNPVAVLLTHGHLDHTWTAQPFADEYGIPVHIHEGDRPMLADPAVGIGAALGAMIGDQVFVEPQKVIDLVDGEPVTLAGITFGVDHAPGHSAGSIVFTVEAPAVDGAGAPVEGETVTVAFDGDVLFQGSIGRTDLPGGSHEQLLGSIAAKLLPLRDDTVVLPGHGPATTIGRERASNPFLQGLTGTETPGERKGRYGL; from the coding sequence ATGCTGATCACCGGATTCCCCGCGGGGGTGTTCCAGACCAATTGCTACGTCGTCGCGGCCGGTCCGGACTCCGACGCCGTCGTCATCGACCCCGGTCAGGACGCCGTCGAGCCCCTCAAGCAGCTGCTGGCCGAGCACCGCCTGAACCCCGTCGCGGTCCTGCTCACGCACGGTCACCTCGACCACACGTGGACCGCGCAGCCCTTCGCCGACGAGTACGGCATCCCCGTGCACATCCACGAGGGCGACCGCCCGATGCTCGCGGATCCCGCCGTCGGGATCGGCGCGGCGCTCGGCGCGATGATCGGCGACCAGGTCTTCGTCGAGCCGCAGAAGGTCATCGACCTCGTCGACGGCGAGCCCGTCACCCTGGCCGGGATCACCTTCGGGGTCGACCACGCGCCCGGCCACTCCGCGGGCTCGATCGTCTTCACCGTCGAGGCCCCCGCGGTCGACGGTGCCGGTGCCCCGGTCGAGGGCGAGACGGTCACCGTCGCCTTCGACGGCGACGTGCTGTTCCAGGGCTCCATCGGCCGGACCGACCTCCCGGGCGGCAGTCACGAGCAGCTGCTGGGCTCGATCGCGGCGAAGCTGCTGCCGCTGCGGGACGACACCGTCGTCCTGCCCGGGCACGGCCCGGCCACCACCATCGGACGGGAGCGGGCGTCGAACCCGTTCCTGCAGGGCCTCACCGGCACCGAGACGCCGGGTGAGCGGAAAGGACGATACGGACTGTGA
- a CDS encoding GTP-binding protein — protein sequence MTASAPLPVTVLSGFLGAGKTTLLNHLLTNRDGLRIAVIVNDMSEVNVDAALVDLGGFDRTEEKLVELSNGCICCTLREDLVDAVGAIARQRTPEGGPRFDHLVIESTGISEPMPVAATFDWTFDDGSRLGDLAALDTMVTVVDASTFLGEIARGTSLAQRGLGAAAGDERSIADLLIDQVEFADVVLISKLDLVSAAAGGAVEATVRRLNPRAQVRPLRRGEIAVTEVIGTGLFDHDAASSVAGWDDEVIGGHTPETEEYGISSMAYRADRPFHPQRLLEALADVRAVLRSKGFCWIASRPDLVGVWSQAGPNLTIEPAAYWSQVDGAPQQELVFIGVRLDAERMRALLDRALLTDDEVAEGPAAWVEYPDRLPAWNVPAHRH from the coding sequence ATGACCGCCTCAGCCCCACTGCCCGTCACCGTCCTCTCCGGCTTCCTCGGCGCCGGCAAGACCACGCTGCTCAACCACCTCCTGACCAACCGCGACGGCCTGCGGATCGCGGTGATCGTCAACGACATGAGCGAAGTCAACGTCGATGCCGCGCTCGTCGACCTCGGCGGCTTCGACCGCACCGAGGAGAAGCTCGTCGAGCTCAGTAACGGGTGCATCTGCTGCACCCTGCGCGAGGACCTCGTCGACGCCGTCGGCGCGATCGCGCGGCAACGCACCCCCGAGGGCGGACCGCGCTTCGACCATCTCGTCATCGAGTCCACGGGCATCTCCGAGCCGATGCCCGTGGCCGCGACCTTCGACTGGACCTTCGACGACGGCAGCCGCCTCGGCGACCTCGCCGCCCTCGACACGATGGTCACCGTGGTCGACGCCAGCACGTTCCTCGGCGAGATCGCCCGGGGCACGAGCCTCGCGCAGCGCGGCCTCGGCGCCGCCGCGGGCGACGAGCGGTCCATCGCCGACCTGCTCATCGACCAGGTCGAGTTCGCCGACGTCGTGCTCATCAGCAAGCTGGACCTGGTCTCCGCGGCCGCCGGCGGCGCCGTCGAGGCCACCGTCCGCCGGCTCAACCCGCGCGCGCAGGTGCGGCCGCTCCGGCGCGGCGAGATCGCGGTGACCGAGGTGATCGGCACCGGCCTGTTCGACCACGACGCCGCGTCCTCGGTCGCGGGCTGGGACGACGAGGTGATCGGCGGCCACACGCCCGAGACGGAGGAGTACGGGATCTCCTCGATGGCCTACCGGGCCGACCGGCCGTTCCATCCGCAGCGGCTGCTCGAAGCGCTCGCGGACGTCCGTGCCGTGCTCCGGAGCAAGGGTTTCTGCTGGATCGCGAGCCGTCCGGACCTGGTCGGCGTCTGGTCCCAGGCCGGGCCCAACCTCACCATCGAGCCCGCCGCCTACTGGTCGCAGGTCGACGGTGCGCCGCAGCAGGAGCTGGTCTTCATCGGCGTGCGGCTCGACGCCGAGCGGATGCGGGCCCTGCTGGACCGCGCCCTGCTCACCGACGACGAGGTCGCCGAGGGGCCCGCCGCCTGGGTCGAGTACCCGGACCGGCTACCGGCGTGGAACGTGCCGGCGCACCGTCATTGA
- a CDS encoding Rv2578c family radical SAM protein, which produces MRWDGQLLSDAGSGVRALPGLEGVGRTVTTPEFEGITFHEVLCKSALNKLPESSAMPFSWTVNPYRGCTHACTYCFARSSHEYLEFDAGGDFDSQIVVKTNLVPVLKKELRRASWRGEPVALGTNTDPYQRAEGRYRLMPGVIGALAGAGSPISILTKGTLLRRDLPLLTTAATRVPVQLSVSLALLDPELQRSLEPGTPKPEARLELIRAIAEAGFDCHVMVAPVVPYLTDDAASLRALIAALADAGAASASVMALNLTGRYRDWFLGWLSENHPMLVRRYRQLYGSTGRVSADYRTHLRARVTPMLEEFGLLRLEDPYASPPQRVPRAPRVDGSAAPDLQESLF; this is translated from the coding sequence GTGCGATGGGACGGTCAGCTGCTGAGTGATGCCGGTTCGGGCGTGCGTGCGCTGCCGGGGCTCGAGGGCGTGGGGCGCACGGTCACCACGCCGGAATTCGAGGGCATCACCTTTCACGAGGTCCTCTGTAAGAGCGCGCTGAACAAGCTGCCCGAGTCCTCGGCGATGCCCTTCTCGTGGACCGTCAACCCGTACCGCGGGTGCACGCACGCGTGCACGTACTGCTTCGCGCGGTCGAGTCACGAGTATCTCGAGTTCGATGCGGGCGGGGACTTCGACTCGCAGATCGTGGTCAAGACGAACCTCGTCCCGGTGCTCAAGAAGGAGCTCCGGCGCGCCTCCTGGCGGGGGGAGCCCGTCGCGCTCGGCACCAACACCGATCCCTATCAGCGCGCCGAGGGTCGGTACCGGCTGATGCCGGGCGTGATCGGTGCGTTGGCCGGCGCGGGTTCGCCGATCTCCATCCTCACCAAGGGGACGCTCCTGCGGCGCGACCTCCCGCTGCTCACGACCGCCGCCACGCGCGTGCCGGTGCAGCTGTCGGTGTCGCTGGCGCTGCTCGACCCGGAGCTGCAGCGCTCGCTCGAACCCGGAACGCCGAAGCCCGAGGCCCGGCTGGAGCTCATCCGCGCCATCGCGGAGGCGGGTTTCGACTGTCACGTCATGGTCGCCCCGGTCGTGCCCTACCTCACCGACGACGCCGCCTCGCTGCGTGCGCTCATCGCGGCGCTCGCCGACGCGGGTGCCGCCAGTGCGTCGGTCATGGCGCTGAACCTGACGGGGCGGTACCGGGACTGGTTCCTCGGCTGGCTCTCCGAGAACCATCCGATGCTGGTGCGGCGCTACCGCCAGCTGTACGGCTCCACCGGGCGGGTCTCGGCCGACTACCGCACGCACCTGCGCGCCCGCGTCACCCCGATGCTCGAGGAGTTCGGCCTGCTGCGCCTGGAGGATCCGTACGCGAGCCCGCCGCAGCGCGTGCCGCGCGCCCCGCGCGTCGACGGTTCCGCCGCCCCGGACCTGCAGGAGTCGCTCTTCTAG
- a CDS encoding glycerol-3-phosphate dehydrogenase/oxidase, which translates to MTATVGTIDPATRLSAARRAADLAALAADPSVDVLVIGGGVTGTGVALDAASRGLRVALVEKHDLAFGTSRWSSKLVHGGLRYLASGAVGIAYESAVERDALIRVIAPHLTRPLPQVVPLLGDVRRRDAALTRVGFLAGDALRLAARTPSSELARSRRISAGEVIAMAPTVRRTGLRGGLLNWDGQLTDDARLTVGIARTAAGHGATILTHCTASQVTGTAATVTDGLTGHSVTVRAKVVINATGVWSGTVDPAISLRPSRGTHLVLRQESFGGLTAGLTVPVPGAFGRYVFALPQPDGRVYVGLTDEEADGPLPDVPTPSDDEIDFLLATVNLALGTPLTREDVVGTFAGLRPLLDSGAGRTADVSRKHAVLTRGDGLVTVVGGKLTTYRRMAEDAVDAALATSGLPAGPCVTTTLPLVGAATRDALRRIDAPERLVRAYGTEASAVVALGATDPALAAPVAAGTEVTGAELVFGAVVEGAITEADLLERRTRLSLIPEVAAAATGAARAALAGQ; encoded by the coding sequence CGCCCGCCGCGCCGCCGACCTCGCCGCGCTGGCGGCCGACCCGTCGGTCGACGTGCTGGTCATCGGCGGCGGCGTCACCGGGACCGGCGTCGCGCTCGACGCCGCGAGCCGCGGGCTGCGCGTCGCGCTGGTGGAGAAGCACGACCTCGCTTTCGGCACCAGCCGCTGGTCGTCGAAACTGGTGCACGGAGGCCTGCGGTACCTGGCCTCGGGCGCCGTGGGCATCGCCTACGAGAGCGCCGTGGAGCGCGACGCACTGATCCGCGTGATCGCGCCGCACCTGACCCGCCCCCTGCCGCAGGTCGTGCCGCTGCTCGGCGACGTCCGGCGCCGGGACGCCGCGCTCACCCGCGTCGGCTTCCTCGCGGGCGATGCGCTGCGCCTCGCCGCCCGCACGCCGTCGTCCGAACTCGCCCGCTCCCGCCGGATCTCCGCAGGAGAGGTCATCGCCATGGCCCCGACGGTGCGCCGCACGGGCCTGCGCGGCGGGCTCCTCAACTGGGACGGACAGCTCACCGACGACGCCCGGCTCACGGTCGGCATCGCCCGGACCGCCGCCGGCCACGGCGCGACGATCCTCACGCATTGCACCGCCTCGCAGGTCACCGGCACCGCGGCGACCGTCACCGACGGGCTGACGGGCCACTCGGTCACCGTCCGGGCGAAGGTCGTGATCAACGCGACCGGCGTGTGGTCGGGCACCGTCGACCCGGCGATCTCGCTGCGCCCGAGCCGCGGCACGCACCTCGTCCTCCGGCAGGAGAGTTTCGGCGGGCTCACTGCGGGCCTGACGGTGCCCGTTCCCGGCGCGTTCGGGCGGTACGTCTTCGCGCTGCCGCAGCCGGACGGGCGGGTCTACGTGGGCCTCACGGACGAGGAGGCCGACGGCCCGCTCCCCGACGTGCCGACGCCCTCGGACGACGAGATCGACTTCCTCCTCGCGACGGTGAACCTCGCCCTCGGCACGCCGCTGACCCGCGAGGACGTGGTGGGCACCTTCGCCGGCCTGCGCCCGCTCCTCGATTCGGGCGCCGGACGGACCGCGGACGTCTCCCGCAAGCACGCGGTGCTCACCCGCGGCGACGGCCTGGTGACGGTCGTCGGTGGCAAGCTCACGACGTACCGGCGGATGGCGGAGGACGCGGTGGACGCCGCGCTGGCGACGTCGGGCCTACCTGCCGGCCCGTGCGTCACCACGACGCTCCCCCTGGTGGGCGCCGCGACGCGGGACGCGCTGCGGCGCATCGACGCCCCCGAGCGGCTGGTCCGCGCCTACGGCACCGAGGCCTCCGCCGTGGTGGCGCTCGGCGCGACCGATCCGGCTCTCGCCGCGCCGGTCGCCGCGGGTACTGAGGTCACCGGCGCGGAGCTGGTCTTCGGTGCCGTCGTCGAGGGCGCGATCACCGAGGCGGACCTGCTCGAGCGCCGCACGCGGCTCTCCCTGATTCCGGAGGTCGCCGCGGCGGCCACGGGGGCCGCGCGGGCCGCGCTCGCCGGTCAATGA